The following are encoded in a window of Clostridium thermarum genomic DNA:
- a CDS encoding cysteine desulfurase: MSNNYLLDFPVLNQTINGKRLVYLDSAATTQKPLSVTKMVQEYYNLYNANPHRGAYYLSVKSTELYDTAREAVKDFIGAGSTREIIFTKNATEAFNLLAYSYGINFINAGDEIVISIAEHHSNLVPWQMVAKAKGAVLKYMYTNEEGIIPEEEIQSKIGEKTKLVSVTHVSNVLGTINPIERIIKRAHEVDAVVIVDGSQSIPHMKVNIKELDADFMVFSGHKMLAPMGIGVLYGKEKYLNAMPPFLYGGDMIEYVWEQEAEFAELPFKFEGGTQNVGGALGLKEAIKYLDKVGMDNIKVTEKGLTSYALMKLDQLPYVTIYGTRDINKKAGVISFNIKDVHPHDVASILDADGISIRAGHHCAHPLMKYLGVNATCRASFYFYNTVEDIDIFIESIKGVRKWLGYGS; encoded by the coding sequence ATGTCTAATAATTATCTACTGGACTTTCCTGTTCTAAATCAGACTATCAATGGGAAAAGGCTTGTGTACTTAGATAGCGCTGCTACTACACAAAAGCCTTTGTCAGTTACTAAAATGGTGCAGGAATATTATAATTTATATAATGCAAACCCTCACAGAGGTGCTTATTATCTCAGTGTAAAGTCTACAGAACTTTATGATACTGCCAGAGAGGCTGTTAAAGATTTTATTGGCGCCGGCAGCACCCGGGAAATAATATTTACCAAAAATGCTACGGAGGCCTTTAACCTGCTTGCTTACAGTTATGGAATAAATTTTATAAATGCCGGAGATGAGATTGTTATATCAATTGCTGAGCACCACAGCAATTTAGTACCCTGGCAAATGGTGGCTAAGGCTAAGGGGGCAGTACTTAAGTACATGTATACAAATGAGGAAGGTATTATTCCTGAAGAAGAGATTCAAAGCAAGATTGGTGAGAAGACAAAATTAGTGTCTGTTACACATGTATCAAATGTACTTGGTACAATTAATCCCATTGAAAGAATAATAAAAAGAGCCCATGAAGTAGATGCGGTAGTTATTGTAGATGGATCTCAGAGTATTCCTCATATGAAGGTTAATATAAAGGAATTAGATGCGGATTTTATGGTCTTTTCAGGACATAAAATGCTTGCACCTATGGGAATTGGCGTTTTATACGGAAAGGAAAAGTATTTAAACGCCATGCCGCCCTTTCTCTATGGTGGAGATATGATAGAGTATGTTTGGGAACAGGAAGCGGAGTTTGCAGAACTGCCTTTCAAATTTGAAGGTGGTACGCAAAATGTGGGAGGAGCTCTAGGCTTAAAAGAAGCCATAAAGTATCTAGACAAGGTAGGCATGGATAACATAAAAGTCACTGAGAAAGGATTAACAAGCTATGCCCTTATGAAGCTGGATCAGCTTCCCTATGTAACTATATATGGTACGCGGGATATTAATAAGAAAGCCGGAGTTATATCCTTTAATATAAAGGATGTCCATCCACATGATGTGGCATCTATTTTAGATGCTGACGGTATTTCAATAAGGGCCGGCCATCATTGCGCCCACCCACTTATGAAGTACCTGGGTGTAAATGCAACCTGCAGAGCTAGCTTTTATTTTTACAACACTGTAGAAGATATTGATATATTTATAGAAAGTATAAAAGGCGTCAGGAAGTGGTTAGGTTATGGATCTTAG
- a CDS encoding methionine ABC transporter permease has translation MLSAFLDTFVQILYPALIETLKMVLLSTLFAVILGAIPAIILVLTDEKGLKPNKFIFKTLDVIINTLRSFPFIILMVFMVPLTRLIVGTAIGTDAAIVPLTIGAAPFAARVMESALKEVDYGIIEAAKSFGATTSQIIFKVMLKEAIPSLVLGITLTVISVIGYSAMAGAVGGGGLGNVAITYGYYRFKYDLTIYTVIILIIIVQVFQTLGNFLYKILKK, from the coding sequence ATGCTAAGTGCTTTTTTAGATACTTTTGTTCAAATTTTGTATCCTGCCCTTATTGAAACCTTAAAAATGGTGTTGCTCTCAACGCTTTTTGCAGTAATTCTCGGAGCTATACCTGCTATTATTTTAGTATTAACCGATGAGAAAGGTTTAAAACCTAATAAATTTATATTCAAAACCTTAGATGTTATTATTAACACCCTAAGATCCTTTCCCTTCATTATACTAATGGTTTTTATGGTGCCTTTAACCAGACTCATAGTTGGAACTGCTATAGGTACTGATGCAGCTATTGTTCCCCTTACCATAGGTGCTGCTCCTTTTGCTGCAAGAGTCATGGAATCTGCTTTGAAAGAAGTGGATTATGGAATAATTGAAGCAGCCAAATCATTTGGAGCGACTACTTCACAAATAATTTTTAAAGTTATGTTGAAGGAAGCTATTCCATCATTAGTGCTGGGTATAACCCTGACAGTTATAAGTGTTATAGGTTATTCCGCCATGGCCGGTGCTGTTGGAGGCGGCGGACTTGGTAATGTTGCCATAACATATGGTTATTACCGTTTTAAATATGACCTGACAATATATACGGTAATAATACTGATAATAATTGTTCAAGTTTTCCAGACTTTGGGCAACTTTTTATATAAAATATTAAAAAAATAA
- the sufB gene encoding Fe-S cluster assembly protein SufB: MERKKTYVEDLDRGLYDIKNEDRYSFKVSSGLTPEIVDEISKEKNEPKWMRDFRQKSLEIYNKIEMPTWGPSLEELDMDNIVTYVKPDTDLKASWKDVPDDIKNTFERLGIPQAERESLAGVGAQYDSEVVYHSIREDLVKQGVIYTDMETAVREYEDLVKEYFMKLVPPQDHKFVALHGAVWSGGSFVYVPAGVNVEIPLQSYFRLNSPGAGQFEHTLIIVEKGARLHFIEGCSAPKYSVTNLHAGCVELYVKEGAYLRYSTIENWSKNMMNLNTKRATVDKNGTIEWVSGSFGSKVSMLYPMSILKGEGARAEFTGVTFAAKGQILDTGAKVIHAAPYTTSNINSKSISKGGGTAVYRGAIKVAPNAHHCKSTVSCESLMLDDISRSDTLPVLDILNDEVDMGHEAKIGRISEEAIFYLMSRGISEEEAKAMIVRGFVEPIAKELPLEYAVEMNNLIKLEMEGSIG, encoded by the coding sequence ATGGAGAGAAAGAAGACCTATGTAGAGGATTTAGATAGGGGTCTGTATGACATAAAAAATGAAGACAGATACAGTTTTAAGGTATCCAGCGGACTTACTCCTGAAATAGTAGATGAAATATCTAAAGAAAAAAATGAACCTAAATGGATGAGGGATTTCAGACAAAAGTCCTTGGAAATATACAATAAAATAGAAATGCCAACCTGGGGACCATCCCTTGAGGAGCTGGATATGGATAACATAGTTACCTATGTAAAGCCGGATACAGATTTAAAGGCGAGCTGGAAGGATGTTCCTGATGACATTAAGAACACCTTTGAAAGGCTGGGAATCCCTCAGGCAGAAAGAGAATCACTGGCCGGTGTTGGTGCCCAGTATGATTCTGAGGTAGTTTACCACAGTATAAGAGAAGACCTGGTAAAACAGGGCGTTATATATACCGATATGGAGACCGCGGTAAGGGAGTATGAGGATCTTGTTAAGGAGTACTTTATGAAGTTAGTTCCTCCACAAGACCATAAATTTGTTGCCCTTCATGGAGCAGTTTGGTCCGGAGGTTCCTTCGTGTATGTTCCTGCAGGGGTTAATGTAGAGATACCACTGCAATCTTATTTTAGGCTTAATTCACCGGGAGCAGGGCAGTTTGAGCATACTCTTATAATTGTTGAAAAAGGAGCCAGACTACATTTTATTGAAGGATGTTCTGCCCCAAAATACAGTGTGACAAATTTACATGCCGGCTGTGTGGAGCTTTATGTTAAAGAGGGTGCTTACCTAAGGTATTCTACTATAGAAAACTGGTCAAAGAATATGATGAACTTAAATACTAAGAGAGCTACAGTAGACAAAAACGGTACCATTGAATGGGTGTCTGGTTCCTTTGGGTCAAAGGTTTCAATGCTTTACCCCATGAGTATCTTAAAGGGTGAAGGTGCCAGGGCTGAGTTTACCGGTGTAACCTTTGCTGCAAAGGGTCAGATATTGGATACCGGAGCAAAGGTTATACATGCTGCACCTTATACAACTTCCAACATAAACTCGAAGTCTATTTCAAAGGGCGGAGGAACAGCAGTATATAGGGGGGCTATAAAGGTTGCACCTAATGCACATCACTGTAAATCTACCGTATCCTGCGAATCTCTGATGCTGGACGATATTTCAAGATCTGATACTTTACCGGTTTTAGATATTTTGAATGATGAGGTAGATATGGGGCATGAAGCAAAGATAGGTAGAATAAGTGAAGAAGCTATATTCTACTTAATGAGCAGAGGAATAAGCGAAGAAGAGGCAAAGGCAATGATTGTCAGAGGTTTTGTGGAGCCTATTGCAAAGGAGCTTCCTCTGGAATACGCCGTGGAGATGAATAATCTTATTAAACTTGAAATGGAAGGCAGTATTGGTTAG
- a CDS encoding methionine ABC transporter ATP-binding protein — protein MIEIKNLYKRFSNKEVLKDVSFSIEKGDIFGIVGHSGAGKSTLLRCLNGLESYTEGSIAIDGKEVKNLTSNELRNLRKDLGMIFQNFNLMTSKNVFQNIALPMELWGYNKNTIQQKVDELLTLVGLEDKKTWSITKLSGGQKQRVGIARALALNPKILLCDEATSALDPKTTKSILQLLREINNKLNITIVIVTHQMEVIKEICNKVVLMEDGEIKGYGDVEELFLKPTEELERLLGEEELLPSKGINIKLFFSKESSENSIITSMARELDIDFSIVWGKLEKFRDDVLGSLVINVEEAHKDKIVQYLKDKGIGMEVL, from the coding sequence ATGATTGAAATAAAGAATCTCTATAAGCGTTTTTCAAATAAAGAAGTTTTGAAGGATGTCAGCTTTTCAATAGAAAAAGGAGATATCTTTGGTATAGTTGGACACAGCGGTGCCGGAAAATCTACTCTGCTAAGATGTCTTAATGGTCTTGAAAGTTACACAGAGGGAAGTATAGCTATTGATGGTAAAGAGGTGAAAAATCTGACAAGCAATGAACTGAGAAACCTAAGAAAAGACCTGGGCATGATATTTCAGAATTTTAACCTTATGACCAGCAAAAATGTTTTCCAGAACATAGCCTTACCCATGGAGCTTTGGGGCTACAACAAAAATACTATCCAGCAGAAAGTAGATGAATTATTGACTCTGGTTGGTCTGGAAGATAAAAAAACTTGGAGCATAACAAAACTCAGTGGTGGACAGAAGCAAAGAGTTGGAATTGCAAGAGCCTTGGCTCTTAACCCCAAAATTCTGCTTTGTGATGAAGCTACTTCTGCTCTGGATCCAAAGACAACTAAATCTATATTACAGCTGCTTAGAGAGATAAATAATAAGTTAAACATAACAATAGTAATTGTCACTCACCAAATGGAAGTAATTAAAGAAATCTGTAACAAGGTTGTTCTGATGGAGGATGGTGAAATCAAAGGCTATGGTGATGTAGAAGAACTGTTCCTCAAACCAACGGAAGAACTGGAGAGACTCCTGGGTGAAGAAGAGCTGCTTCCAAGCAAGGGTATCAACATAAAGCTGTTCTTCTCTAAGGAGTCAAGCGAAAACAGTATTATAACTTCTATGGCCAGAGAACTTGATATTGACTTTTCAATAGTATGGGGCAAGCTAGAAAAATTCAGAGATGATGTCTTAGGCAGCCTTGTAATAAATGTGGAAGAGGCTCACAAGGACAAGATAGTGCAATATCTGAAAGATAAAGGCATAGGAATGGAGGTTCTGTAA
- the sufU gene encoding Fe-S cluster assembly sulfur transfer protein SufU encodes MDLSTIYTELIMEHNSSNHNKRHMDSPDLVLKGRNPSCGDEIELELKLKDDVIEDASFTGAGCAISQASTSMMIDLIKGKTVEEAKRLMNLFLGMIKREITEDDLLDELEDAAALKNISNMPARVKCAVLSWHTLGESIK; translated from the coding sequence ATGGATCTTAGTACAATATATACAGAATTAATAATGGAGCATAATTCCTCCAATCATAATAAAAGACATATGGACTCACCGGACTTGGTGCTTAAGGGCAGAAACCCAAGTTGCGGAGATGAAATAGAATTGGAATTAAAACTTAAGGATGATGTTATAGAGGACGCTTCCTTTACAGGAGCAGGCTGTGCCATATCCCAGGCTTCAACTTCTATGATGATTGATCTCATAAAGGGGAAGACTGTGGAAGAAGCAAAGCGATTAATGAATTTGTTCCTAGGCATGATTAAGCGAGAAATAACGGAGGATGACCTGCTAGATGAGTTAGAAGATGCAGCAGCATTAAAAAATATATCCAATATGCCAGCCAGGGTTAAATGTGCAGTATTATCGTGGCATACTCTAGGGGAGTCTATAAAATAA
- the sufD gene encoding Fe-S cluster assembly protein SufD, producing MSEMLKGINNIPVRTWRWLGVNEANVKGQVPEIRAYKKNPLKEAEASGYKITDIREEKNGIKIFDNNSDIGISNDLTELARKSYNTGHLIEAEKNNVITEPVFIQYHMDKENPHVIDNNLIIAEEGSKITVVMKYSSEKDVEAFHNGITKLYAKKEAVINLVKIQLMEDDGIYLDAIAAVAEEGAEINYVLVELGAQTTVTSNKNDMLGNNASIKLYSIYLGDKERQIDINYVMNHYGKECESLIETRGALMDKSSKIFRGTLDFKKGTSGSKGKEEEFAVLLSSGVRNRSVPLLLCGEDNVEGQHAASTGKIDESKLFYLMSRGFSEQEAKKLIIEASFKPIMDRIPLNEVKEEISEYVGRRLLNV from the coding sequence ATGAGTGAAATGTTGAAAGGCATAAATAATATACCTGTAAGAACCTGGAGATGGCTTGGTGTAAATGAAGCCAATGTTAAAGGTCAAGTTCCTGAAATAAGAGCATATAAGAAAAACCCTCTTAAGGAAGCAGAAGCTTCAGGCTATAAGATTACAGATATAAGGGAAGAAAAAAATGGAATAAAAATATTTGATAACAATTCTGATATAGGGATTTCCAATGACCTTACAGAGCTTGCAAGAAAAAGTTATAATACCGGTCATCTTATAGAAGCTGAAAAAAATAATGTTATCACAGAGCCGGTGTTCATACAATATCACATGGATAAGGAAAACCCTCACGTGATTGACAATAATTTAATTATTGCTGAGGAAGGTAGTAAAATAACTGTTGTTATGAAGTACTCCTCGGAAAAAGACGTTGAAGCTTTTCACAACGGCATTACAAAATTGTATGCCAAGAAGGAGGCAGTAATAAACCTAGTAAAGATTCAACTGATGGAAGATGATGGAATATATTTGGATGCCATAGCTGCTGTAGCTGAAGAAGGAGCAGAAATCAATTACGTGCTTGTGGAATTAGGAGCCCAAACCACCGTAACAAGCAATAAGAATGATATGCTTGGTAATAATGCCAGCATAAAGCTCTATTCTATATATCTTGGGGATAAGGAAAGACAAATAGATATAAACTATGTAATGAATCACTATGGTAAGGAATGTGAAAGCCTTATTGAGACCCGTGGTGCATTAATGGATAAAAGCAGCAAGATTTTCAGAGGTACTCTTGACTTTAAAAAAGGTACCAGCGGCTCCAAAGGAAAAGAAGAAGAATTTGCGGTACTCTTAAGCAGTGGAGTCAGGAACCGTTCAGTACCCTTACTCCTGTGCGGGGAAGATAATGTAGAAGGTCAACATGCAGCCAGCACCGGTAAAATAGATGAAAGCAAGCTTTTCTACCTTATGAGTCGTGGTTTTTCAGAACAAGAAGCTAAGAAATTAATAATAGAAGCTTCCTTTAAGCCTATTATGGATAGAATACCTCTCAACGAGGTGAAGGAGGAAATCTCTGAGTATGTCGGGAGGAGATTATTGAATGTCTAA
- a CDS encoding MetQ/NlpA family ABC transporter substrate-binding protein, protein MKKILSLVTAAVLLLSFGGCTKKNTTAGDTTNKNEVTSGTETGKSDDKKEIIVGATPVPHKEILEIVKPILEKEGYTLTIKEFTDYVLPNTELNEGSLDANFFQHVPYLEATNAEKGTDLTYTVKVHLEPMGLYSKKIKSLDELKDGATISIPNDSTNGARALRLLEKNGIIKLKDGELVTKLDIIENPKNIKIEELEAPMLPTTLADVDASIINSNFAMENGLNPTTDSIVIEDKESPYANVLAVKKGNEDKPYIQALSKALTSEEVKKFIEEKYEGAIVPSF, encoded by the coding sequence ATGAAAAAGATTTTATCACTTGTAACAGCAGCAGTTCTTTTGCTTTCATTTGGGGGATGCACAAAGAAAAATACAACCGCAGGAGATACTACAAATAAGAATGAAGTAACTTCTGGCACAGAAACCGGTAAATCTGATGATAAAAAGGAAATAATCGTAGGAGCCACACCGGTACCTCATAAGGAAATTCTTGAAATTGTAAAGCCTATTCTTGAAAAAGAAGGTTATACACTTACAATAAAAGAATTTACTGACTATGTACTGCCTAATACAGAATTAAATGAAGGCAGCCTTGACGCCAACTTCTTCCAGCATGTACCTTATCTTGAAGCAACAAATGCAGAGAAAGGAACAGACTTGACCTATACTGTTAAAGTTCACCTGGAACCTATGGGACTTTATTCAAAGAAGATTAAGAGCCTTGATGAGCTTAAGGATGGTGCTACAATATCCATACCAAACGACAGTACAAACGGAGCAAGAGCATTAAGGCTCTTAGAGAAGAATGGCATAATAAAGCTTAAGGATGGCGAGCTGGTTACAAAGCTTGATATAATTGAAAACCCAAAGAACATAAAGATAGAAGAATTAGAGGCTCCAATGCTTCCAACAACCCTAGCAGATGTAGACGCTTCTATAATTAACTCAAACTTCGCTATGGAAAACGGCTTAAATCCAACAACAGATTCTATAGTTATCGAAGATAAGGAATCACCTTATGCTAACGTACTTGCTGTAAAGAAAGGTAATGAAGATAAACCTTATATACAGGCTCTTTCAAAGGCACTAACTTCAGAAGAAGTTAAGAAGTTTATTGAAGAAAAGTATGAAGGAGCAATTGTTCCCTCCTTCTAA
- a CDS encoding 2-oxoacid:ferredoxin oxidoreductase subunit beta, whose protein sequence is MLDLKLYNSKDEIAWCPGCGNFAILDAIKRAAAELEIRPEDLMIVSGIGQAAKTPHYIRANGFNGLHGRALPPAQGIKMVNKNLKVIVTSGDGDAYGEGGNHFIHTIRRNMDITQIVHDNQIYGLTKGQGSPTTAFGQKTSMQFEGVMQQPLNPLALAIAAGATFVARTFTGDREQLVELLKEAINHRGYAIIDILQPCVTFNKVNTFKWYKERIYKLDESYDASDKARAFEKALQFGDDGIPTGVLYRELGKPVFEDLHPVLAKGQLLADRKWEVKNVDMFLNEFV, encoded by the coding sequence ATGTTGGATTTGAAATTATATAATAGCAAGGATGAAATTGCATGGTGCCCTGGTTGTGGTAATTTTGCTATATTGGATGCCATAAAAAGAGCGGCAGCTGAACTGGAGATAAGACCGGAGGATTTAATGATAGTATCCGGTATAGGCCAGGCCGCTAAAACACCTCATTATATTCGGGCTAACGGCTTTAATGGCCTTCATGGAAGAGCACTGCCACCGGCTCAAGGTATAAAGATGGTTAATAAAAATCTTAAAGTTATAGTAACCAGCGGTGATGGAGATGCCTATGGTGAAGGTGGAAATCACTTTATCCATACAATAAGAAGAAATATGGATATTACACAGATAGTTCATGACAATCAAATTTACGGTTTAACAAAAGGTCAAGGTTCACCTACAACTGCTTTTGGACAAAAGACCTCTATGCAGTTTGAAGGAGTTATGCAGCAGCCGCTAAACCCTCTTGCTTTAGCTATAGCTGCAGGAGCAACCTTTGTAGCCAGAACCTTTACAGGAGACAGAGAACAGCTTGTAGAACTGTTAAAAGAGGCAATAAATCACAGAGGCTATGCTATAATTGATATACTTCAGCCCTGTGTAACTTTTAATAAGGTAAACACTTTCAAGTGGTATAAGGAGAGAATTTATAAGCTGGATGAAAGCTATGATGCATCAGATAAGGCAAGGGCTTTTGAAAAAGCACTTCAGTTCGGTGATGACGGAATACCTACAGGGGTATTGTATAGAGAACTAGGAAAGCCGGTATTTGAAGATCTGCATCCAGTATTAGCAAAGGGGCAACTTCTTGCAGATAGAAAATGGGAAGTTAAAAACGTAGATATGTTCCTTAATGAGTTTGTATAA
- a CDS encoding 2-oxoacid:acceptor oxidoreductase subunit alpha, giving the protein MDFNILIGGQAGQGMDTISDFVEKVLKMNGYYVFSNKDYMSRVRGGNNFTQVRFGDEPIFSHKEELDFIVALDKNTAEYHVERLKQNGNILIDESINFQEDRVISLPLINLCKDLGLNRAFGMMAAGVTLKYFGINIEGFDGFISKKFNEDVRRINIEAVWKGYGLVEAKKQAPKVEAGNTLLLNGNTSIALGALAAGLDFYSAYPMTPATSVMTYLAKKQVEAGIVVEQVEDEIAAINMAIGASYAGARAMTGSSGGGVSLMVETFGLAGITETPLVIVDSQRPGPATGLPTRTEQSDLSFLLTASHGEFPRMVMSVRNAEDAFYQTFRALNIADKYQTLVLILTDQYLADSKVTVPRFNLDGLKIEEYISGKEVLSEGEEYRRYKLTENGISPRLIPGKAEGQVVLVDSDEHTEESHITESAHVRIAQMEKRMKKLELMKEDVQEPEYFGVEAPEVLLVGWGSTYGALREAIALLNKEGIKIGALSFGDIYPLPTKLLSKYAASAKVIVNVEQNYTGQLGKLITQETGILMSKSILKYDGRQINAEDIVARVKSEVM; this is encoded by the coding sequence GTGGATTTTAATATACTAATAGGTGGCCAGGCAGGTCAGGGAATGGACACTATAAGTGACTTCGTAGAAAAAGTATTAAAGATGAATGGTTACTACGTATTCTCAAACAAGGACTATATGTCAAGAGTAAGAGGAGGAAACAATTTTACACAGGTGAGATTTGGTGATGAACCTATCTTTTCTCACAAGGAAGAGCTAGACTTTATTGTAGCTTTGGATAAGAACACTGCTGAATATCATGTAGAGAGATTGAAGCAGAATGGAAACATTCTTATAGACGAAAGCATAAATTTCCAAGAAGATAGGGTTATAAGTTTACCGCTGATTAACTTATGTAAAGATCTTGGACTAAACAGAGCCTTTGGAATGATGGCGGCCGGTGTTACTTTAAAATATTTTGGTATTAATATCGAAGGCTTTGATGGTTTTATTTCCAAAAAATTCAATGAAGACGTAAGAAGAATAAACATTGAGGCAGTTTGGAAGGGCTATGGTTTAGTGGAAGCTAAAAAGCAGGCACCAAAGGTTGAAGCAGGAAATACACTTTTGCTGAACGGAAATACTTCAATAGCTTTAGGAGCTTTAGCTGCTGGCTTGGATTTCTATTCTGCTTATCCTATGACTCCAGCTACCAGTGTTATGACCTACCTCGCTAAAAAGCAAGTAGAAGCAGGCATTGTAGTTGAACAGGTTGAGGATGAAATTGCTGCAATCAATATGGCAATCGGCGCTTCCTATGCAGGAGCCAGAGCCATGACCGGATCCTCTGGCGGAGGTGTCTCTCTGATGGTTGAAACCTTTGGTTTAGCAGGTATCACAGAAACACCCCTGGTAATCGTGGATTCCCAAAGACCAGGTCCCGCTACAGGGCTTCCAACAAGAACAGAACAGAGCGATCTGAGTTTCTTACTGACTGCTTCCCACGGTGAATTCCCAAGAATGGTAATGTCTGTTAGAAATGCTGAAGACGCCTTCTATCAGACCTTTAGAGCTCTAAATATTGCAGACAAATATCAGACATTAGTATTGATTTTGACAGACCAATACTTGGCAGATTCTAAGGTTACAGTGCCAAGGTTTAACTTAGATGGCTTAAAGATAGAAGAATATATCTCCGGAAAAGAAGTGTTGTCAGAGGGAGAAGAATATAGAAGATATAAATTGACCGAGAACGGTATATCTCCAAGATTAATACCTGGTAAGGCAGAGGGTCAGGTAGTCTTGGTTGATAGTGATGAGCATACAGAAGAGTCTCATATCACTGAGTCAGCACACGTAAGAATTGCTCAAATGGAAAAGAGAATGAAAAAGTTAGAATTGATGAAAGAAGATGTACAAGAGCCAGAATACTTTGGTGTAGAAGCTCCGGAAGTGCTTTTGGTAGGCTGGGGATCGACCTATGGAGCTCTTAGGGAAGCAATAGCATTGCTGAATAAGGAAGGCATAAAGATTGGAGCCCTTTCCTTTGGAGATATATATCCGCTGCCAACAAAGCTATTAAGTAAGTATGCTGCTTCAGCAAAGGTAATAGTGAATGTTGAACAGAACTATACAGGTCAATTAGGCAAGCTAATTACTCAGGAAACCGGAATTTTGATGAGTAAGAGCATATTGAAGTATGACGGCAGACAGATAAATGCTGAGGATATTGTAGCAAGAGTAAAGAGTGAGGTGATGTAG
- a CDS encoding IS30 family transposase: MAKFKHFTLEERVSIEIMLKASLSFKAIARELDRDCTTISKEVKNHIMYKRTGSYGRPFNNCIHRLTCNHTYLCEKSHCRIRRCRFCSDCSKFCSDYKAYTCHLLSKPPYVCNGCASLTKCTLEKAIYNASYAHDEYVLRRSESRSGITISEDEIKRLDKIITPLIQRGQSIHHICVNNRDLIMHSEKSIYNYIDYNLFSTKNIDLPRKVVYRPRKKLKNHFKVDKSYRIGRTYQDFLEFMKENPDTPVVEMDSVEGTKGGKVLLTIHFVDSQFMLAFIRDANTSRSVIDIFENLYLELGPDTFLKLFPVILTDNGSEFTNPKAIEFDRQGNRITRIFYCDPSAPYQKGAAENNHELIRRIVPKGQSFNSFQQKDISLMMSHINSYSRKKLNDQSPYSVFSFLYGAKTLAKLDSELIKPNEIIMNPSLLKY; this comes from the coding sequence ATGGCTAAATTCAAACACTTTACGTTAGAGGAAAGAGTCTCTATTGAAATAATGCTTAAAGCCTCCCTTTCTTTCAAAGCAATAGCCCGAGAGCTTGATCGAGATTGTACAACCATTTCCAAAGAGGTTAAAAATCATATCATGTACAAGCGAACAGGTTCTTACGGTAGACCTTTTAACAACTGTATTCATCGTTTAACTTGCAACCATACATATCTATGTGAGAAATCACATTGTAGAATTCGACGCTGTCGCTTTTGTTCAGATTGTTCAAAATTCTGTTCTGATTACAAAGCATATACTTGTCACTTACTCTCTAAGCCACCTTATGTGTGCAATGGATGTGCTAGCCTTACAAAATGTACTCTGGAGAAAGCAATCTATAATGCTTCCTATGCCCATGATGAATATGTACTTCGTCGTTCTGAGTCACGAAGCGGCATAACTATTTCTGAGGACGAGATTAAACGTCTTGATAAAATCATAACCCCACTCATTCAAAGAGGTCAATCTATACACCATATCTGCGTTAATAACAGAGACCTTATCATGCATAGTGAAAAATCAATCTACAACTATATTGATTACAATCTTTTCTCCACAAAAAATATTGACCTTCCAAGAAAAGTTGTTTATCGTCCAAGAAAAAAGCTTAAAAATCATTTTAAAGTGGATAAGTCCTACAGAATTGGACGCACATATCAGGATTTTCTTGAATTCATGAAGGAAAATCCTGATACTCCAGTAGTTGAAATGGATTCTGTTGAAGGTACTAAAGGTGGTAAGGTGTTGCTCACTATCCATTTCGTTGATTCTCAGTTTATGCTTGCTTTTATTAGGGATGCAAACACTTCACGTTCCGTCATAGATATTTTCGAAAATCTTTATTTGGAACTGGGGCCTGACACTTTTCTAAAACTATTTCCTGTCATTCTAACTGACAACGGCAGTGAGTTTACAAATCCAAAGGCTATCGAGTTTGATAGGCAGGGAAACCGCATAACACGCATCTTCTACTGCGACCCTTCAGCGCCATATCAGAAAGGTGCTGCAGAAAACAACCATGAATTGATCCGGAGAATTGTTCCTAAAGGCCAGAGCTTCAACTCATTTCAACAGAAGGATATCTCATTGATGATGAGTCACATTAATTCTTATTCAAGAAAAAAGCTGAATGACCAGTCTCCATACTCGGTATTCAGCTTCCTTTACGGCGCTAAAACGCTCGCAAAGTTGGATTCAGAACTCATCAAACCAAATGAGATTATCATGAATCCGAGTTTATTAAAATATTAA